The proteins below are encoded in one region of Belonocnema kinseyi isolate 2016_QV_RU_SX_M_011 chromosome 1, B_treatae_v1, whole genome shotgun sequence:
- the LOC117181041 gene encoding secreted RxLR effector protein 161-like, translating to MQDANLTSVPAEPGVCLSKSESEYDVKIPHREAIGSLLFAARISRPDIEFAVNCASQFLNCYNQTHWLAVKKIMLYLNGTLNYGIIYGNSGSTLDIKGYTDADFAGCKDTRRSRSCFVFLLNGGPISWTSRRQNVVAVSTVESEYIALFHGVKEAVWLRRMPNELNVNCDLIPVLVDNQAAINISDNSDDHKGSKHIDVAS from the coding sequence atGCAAGATGCAAACTTGACAAGTGTTCCCGCAGAACCAGGTGTCTGTTTAAGCAAGAGTGAGAGTGAGTATGATGTTAAAATTCCCCATCGAGAAGCAATAGGCTCGTTGTTGTTTGCTGCTCGTATATCTCGCCCTGATATAGAATTTGCCGTAAATTGCGcgagtcaatttttaaattgttataatcaAACGCATTGGCTTGCAGTTAAGAAAATCATGCTTTATTTGAATGGCACGCTTAATTATGGCATTATATATGGAAACAGTGGGAGTACTTTAGATATTAAGGGATACACTGACGCGGATTTTGCAGGTTGTAAAGATACTCGGAGGTCCAGAAGCTGTTTTGTGTTCTTACTCAACGGGGGGCCGATATCATGGACAAGTCGACGACAGAATGTGGTTGCTGTTTCAACCGTCGAATCTGAATATATTGCTTTATTTCATGGAGTAAAAGAGGCCGTGTGGTTACGTCGTATGCCTaatgaattaaatgtaaattgcgATTTGATTCCGGTTTTAGTAGACAATCAAGCGGCTATCAACATTTCAGATAATTCAGATGATCACAAGGGATCAAAGCACATCGATGTCGCGAGTTAG